Part of the Juglans regia cultivar Chandler chromosome 14, Walnut 2.0, whole genome shotgun sequence genome, TTTTAGATTGTTTGTCTGCTCTGCAATGACATATATGGGCAAGAAGAAGCTGcttgtaattaattaacaaagacATGAGATAAATTATATTGACTAGTTCATGTATAAATGCTTCCGCCGCCTTTTTGGCAGCTTAATTCCTAAGCTAAACTAGAGGTACTACTTGAGAATTAGGGGATTAATGCTAAATTACCTTAATGTTTGATTGGATCCAATTATATGGGAATCTTGCTGATCATAACTCAGTTATATATCTTGATTTGTGAGATTCGTTTTCTATTGCAACACGCAGTTACCGTAGTGATTAagatctttttaaattttttacccGAAATTAAAGAGTATTTTGAGGAGGAATAGTCATATGAAGTCAAGAgttatttaaagtttttaagaacattaaatattcaataaatattttttaaacatctttaaacaattaaaaaatataaattcattagtaATCACTTTCTAAACcattaagagaaaaataaaaaaatagtcaaaatgagagggcaaaatgaaagaatcatttagcatttctctttaGAGAGAAGTGTGATTACATAACGTACTTTATTAATACAAAAACACTTGAATTATTAAAGCTCAAttataaaacactttcaaataaaccttataataattagaagtgttattcctaattatttttACCATCATCCTCTAATGTGTCATCAAATGATTGAAAGAATGGTATTAATATAGAAATACTAGAATTTCAGTTAGCATTGGtattattactatattattattattacattaataatttaatggctaaaataaaagtagatatatatatatatatatagagagagagagagagagataattgACTGTATAAATAAGTTGGTTGGGCAtccttaatatataattagacgCCCAACAGATCTTCTCACGGGAGATAAGCCCAAACAAGTACTTTTAAGATCCTAATCATATACTAGTTACACTGTAGGACCGTGACCGTTCGTTTAattggaaaaacaaaacaaatcaaactTTTGGAGCAAAAACTAGCTTTATGTGCAAAAAATATCTTACGATGGAAGAAGGAAAATCGTAAGATATTGGATTTATGCGTGATATTAAGATATTGGtctaaattttaacaataacTCGCACCATGAGCTTTTAtctatggaaaatattttagtcgtaaaaaattacacaaaagtaaattcacaaattgatataacttgatatggtacgtcaaattataaaattaattttattataatgtaGAGCTAACGGATTTCatgaaatcacatcagtttgtaaattttttttatgtaatatcaatttataaatttattttatgtctaTAACAATTCTCAAAGAGCTGAACACAATAAGTCGTACGAGCATTTTCCCTAAAGGTGTCCCCATCCATCCATCCACACAGCCTAAATTTATGGAAAATAATACCTTATAACTtttcaagttttgaaaaaaaaaaaaaaaccatccaaatttaaaagagaaaagctAAAAACAAGTCGGGTGCTTTCATATTTTTACACCCATCAATGACAATTTGACACATAGGAGTTGCAGGAAACTCCTTTCCACACCTGCATGTAGGAAACTCATTTTCACACTCATTAGCAGCAATTCCTCTCCCCTCTCCCCTCTCCCCTCTCCCTCGTGCAACAATTCCTCTCACCCCTCTCTTGTGCAGCGCCgatttcctctccctctctccccgcACCTATTTCCTTGCAGGCCCTATTGAAATTGTTGTCAAGAAATTACACAACCTCAATGTTGTGGCCTCTGAAGTTCAATCCTCGATCTACTTTGCTACCCCTTCTATATTTCTTCTCTTTGctcttcttttgcttttttaCTGTTTCTCCTAGATATGAATAATCATGCATATggtaatatttatttgaataggaaagaataaaacaataaagaaagcGAGGTAAACATAACCAAGTTATTTACTTGTAGAAGTCGCAATGAATTAGATTGTTTAACAAACTCTCAGTCCGTCAGCCTCTCCTCTGTTTCTCCTTTACAAAAAATTGTGTCTGCAAATAGAATTTGTAAGTAGAATGTGAAGAATGTGGATGTaggaataaagataaaattgatagaAAAATACCTAGATAAGTCAAGGATGATGTTTTCCAATTGaggataaagataataaaagtgCCGCTCTAGAATGTGAGCAATCTTAGGCCAATACTCACATCTCTTGTCCACATCTTCGTAATAAGATGGGGCAATTATAAATCCTCAACATTTTCATAGAGGTTAGCTTACAAATTGCTCCTGACACTAATTTCAAGCTAGAGTATCCAAAAATTGTGAACCGCTCAAGCGATGCCCCAATAGCGGATCCACTCTAATATTGCCATCAAACTTGAACAGTTTATGATTACAAGTTCTCATAGAATAGTAACATATTGAAGTCCCAATGGGAGAACACCAATTTcgaaatattttgaaacttcCAATAGTTGAGGCTTTTAAGCCATTTCCATTTCATCAAGAATATATAAACAACTACTTAGTAATTTCATTAACTACGAAACctgaactatttttttattattgaatttaacatGCACACAGTTCATCTTGAACCCATCTCTCTGTCCAAAACTTACGAGTGAAAGAGCTGATATTTTGAGCAAAAGTTGATTactaaaattcaaaatcaaattaaaagagATCGATTGAGGGGAGACACAGGGAGAGCGTGTGAGGGATGAGAAAGAgtttcgagagagagagaagggatggagggggggaagaagaaaaaaatgcgGGGAGCGTCTAATTCCTCTGATGGTACAGGATTTCATTACTtgcaaacaaatatatatatttcattcacTACAAAATCATCGGTGTAAATCTGCCTTCTCAGACGTCCGGCTCCTAACTTTACTCAATCtcaaatcataaaaacattctagcaaaaaaaaataattaactaatattttttacaataatttaaGCAactatattttgaataaaaaatatttttataaaatatcttataaaaatatcctattttataatattgaaaagcaatatattgtataatgtgtaattatattattactctTCTAGAAAAAGCTCGAggtattaaattatataaattaaatcccCTGCCAATAACTCAATCGCACACACGAGTCACGAGATCCATTTACCACTCGATCCTCTCGTTCGCAACTCCCGAAACCTACTAGTTCTGGGACCACCCTAGTAAAAGCGACAACTGCTCCCCAATACCCATTTTCGAATCCTCCGAACCAGAATGGACACGTGTCGACGAACAAGTGGCTACCACACAACCAGCGACAATGTCCAGTCCCTCCAACTTCCTCCCAAGTAACGCTGCCCAACGACCCTTGTCTATAGGTCCGGTATATCGATTCCATTTATTTGTCGACAAATAATacacatttaagaaataaaaaacggAAAGATTGTACCGGGGAACGAGGCGTAACAATAAACTACCGGTAGACAATATTGCCAACCGCGTCCATCCCCCATCCAAAATATCCACTTATCCACATGGGTAAAACGACGCCATTACCCTTTCATCATGTTGTTCACCAAATAGAAGGGCAATGTGGATTATTCTGTAGTAGAAGGGtaggaaaaagaaaggatgCTATATGATAAATGGAAAAATGCTAGATAAACTAATAAAAGTAGCCGAGTATTTAAATAAAGGCAGCAGAGTAAATAGAAGCAATAATAGTCAAATTAGTCGACAACAGTCGGTTAAAGTCGTTCCCAGTGAGTTTCCGTTTTTCAAAATGACCGAAATATTCACTACTAGGCCTGAAACGCTAAATATCATCTAATCGTAGAAACTTTTTGCTGATAAAAGGGGGGTCCCACACCGACTGCATTAAGGAGAAGCCAACAAAACAGAGACAGGTGGTGAGCAGTGAGACGATTTGATCGAACGGGGAATCAGGCAACCACGTCGGCGCTCTTCTGGGCTGGGGAGCTGATGAGCCAAACGATGCCATACGGGTCCTTGACCTTTCCAACACGCCCACCTCCGCACACGCCGTCGCCCTCTTCGATCTCACCCACAGCTACGGCTCCCGTGCTCACGGCCTTCACGATGGCAGCATTGACGTCCTCGGTCTCCAGGCAGAGCACAATTCCAGCCCCCTCTGCATTGGCCCTGTTCAAAAACCCACTTCCATCATATTTGTGACCATATATCGAAGGGCAAATACGAGGAAAATGTTACTTTCTTCAACTCTTTCATGCTCCGGTGGCCCATTTATACTGGTCAAAACTTTGCATAAGtacatttttcatttcatctctagGTCAAAATAATAAGATCGCTGAGGTTGATATCTTTTGCTTATTCCAACATAAAGAAGAAGCGAcaagaacaaaatcaaaagcCATAAACAacagattattaaaaaaaaaacacaaactagAAGAAACCACGCAAAAGCTAGACCATAGATGGACCATACTGGagcaaaaacttcaaaataaaatgtctaAAAGATTCTGAAAGAAAGCAAACGGACTTAAACATACATTGAGGACCGAAAACGGACAACACACATGACTAAGGgacaaaaacatttaaaagataACGGAGACCAAAACTAGATCAGAGGCGAGAgtccggaaaaaaaaaaaaactccagtAAATTCCATATTTGACCAAGTCAGCAGAAAGGACACAGGCATCTGATGGCAacgaaaatggaaaaaaactgGATAAACATAACGGCAAGAAAGCTAAGAAGGAAGCGACGCAGAACAACCAGCCAGAGGTGGAGATCTATAGTACTATAAACGTAGAGATCAAGACGAGAAAAAGTATGGAATAAGGAGCCATGCATATGAACGACTATCTAAAACCAGAGAAATCAAGTATATTCTGTAGTAAAAATCGTAAAAAACTTACACAAAATTGAATGAGATCCATTAAAATGCAAAAAACTGCCTATGAGGCCTACAGATCCAAAGGAAAGTGACACTCTACACGCACAAACAAGAATGTTCGGAAAAAGTATATACGCAgcgagaacgagagagagagagagagagaaagaggcttACGGAGCAGCAGAGTCATCACTGAAGTCAGAGACCAGAAAGGTGGAGCCACCGAGCTTCATCTGAGcagagagaatgagagggagCTCTTGATCGGCTTTGCGCTTGGGGTGCATGGTACGGCCGAGCTCCTCAGCGCCGAACGCAGCCTTGTAGAACTGAATGGCGTCGCTCGCCTTGGGAGCCTCCACAAGCAGCTGCGGCTTTACCGCCGTGAAAACCAAGGCGTCGGTGACAGCTCCCTTAGCGGCTACTCCGTTATGGACCTCCTGCTGCGCCATTGAATCTCCGAGGGACAGAAAATAAGAACCAAAGCCTcacagagatagagagagagagaatgaaaccctagccctaggagagagaaagaaacgaGAACTGGATAAAATGAGAATGGCGTGGGGTTGGGAAAGCCGGTGGGGTATGGAATTTATAGAAACTGGAAAGCCGAACCTTCTGTGTCTGTAGCGTTTATTAGGACA contains:
- the LOC109003675 gene encoding uncharacterized protein At5g48480-like; amino-acid sequence: MAQQEVHNGVAAKGAVTDALVFTAVKPQLLVEAPKASDAIQFYKAAFGAEELGRTMHPKRKADQELPLILSAQMKLGGSTFLVSDFSDDSAAPANAEGAGIVLCLETEDVNAAIVKAVSTGAVAVGEIEEGDGVCGGGRVGKVKDPYGIVWLISSPAQKSADVVA